Proteins encoded in a region of the Schaalia hyovaginalis genome:
- the iolB gene encoding 5-deoxy-glucuronate isomerase: MTLDIHVRSGQTAHDEFSVDISAEDAGWTYSGLRILTLAPGGSITLESAEYELLVLPLEGAATVALGDETFELAGRTGVFTEISDSLYVPRTTAFTIASDKGGRFALPAAVASSDLPVRYLPREMATTGIRGAGDCSRQVTNYALNNGVETSHLLVTEVITPGGNWSSYPAHKHESHSADERELEEIYYFEIASSPVGDPGFGLHRTYGASADKPIDICVEIRNGDVALVPYGYHGPCVAAPGYDMYYLNVMAGPEERPVWLAPDDPVHHWIRESWEGQEPDPRLPMAH; encoded by the coding sequence ATGACCCTCGATATCCACGTGCGCTCCGGACAGACCGCCCACGACGAGTTCTCCGTCGACATCTCCGCGGAGGACGCCGGCTGGACCTATTCCGGCCTCCGCATCCTCACCCTCGCACCGGGGGGCTCCATCACGCTCGAGTCGGCCGAATACGAACTCCTCGTCCTCCCGCTCGAGGGCGCGGCGACGGTCGCCCTCGGGGACGAGACCTTCGAACTCGCCGGAAGAACGGGAGTCTTCACGGAAATCTCCGACTCGCTCTATGTGCCCCGCACCACCGCGTTCACCATCGCCTCGGACAAGGGCGGGCGCTTCGCCCTCCCCGCAGCCGTCGCCTCGAGCGACCTCCCCGTGCGCTACCTGCCGCGCGAGATGGCGACGACGGGGATCCGGGGTGCGGGCGACTGCTCGCGCCAGGTGACGAACTACGCGCTCAACAATGGCGTGGAAACCTCCCACCTCCTCGTCACCGAAGTCATCACCCCCGGCGGCAACTGGTCGTCCTATCCGGCGCACAAGCACGAGTCTCACTCGGCCGATGAGCGCGAGCTCGAGGAAATCTACTACTTCGAGATCGCCTCCTCGCCCGTCGGCGACCCCGGCTTCGGTCTCCACCGGACCTACGGGGCGAGCGCGGATAAGCCGATCGATATCTGCGTCGAGATCCGCAACGGCGACGTCGCCCTCGTCCCCTACGGGTACCACGGTCCCTGCGTTGCGGCGCCCGGCTACGACATGTACTACCTCAACGTCATGGCGGGACCGGAGGAGCGCCCCGTCTGGCTCGCGCCCGATGATCCCGTGCACCACTGGATCCGCGAGTCCTGGGAGGGGCAGGAACCCGACCCCCGCCTCCCCATGGCCCACTGA
- the iolD gene encoding 3D-(3,5/4)-trihydroxycyclohexane-1,2-dione acylhydrolase (decyclizing), translated as MSNEAYAGTIRLTVAQATIRFLSNQYSERDGVEQRLIEGAFGIFGHGNVAGIGQALLQNEIEPVEGENPMPYIMPRNEQGAVHAAAAYAKVKNRLSTYMVTASIGPGSLNMVTGAALATTNRIPVLIFPSDQFATRVPDPVLQQLEDPTTLDLTVNDAFRPVSRFFDRINRPEQLIPSLLSAMRVLSDPAETGAVVIAMPQDVQVEAFDWPVEFFRKRVWHVRRPLPEPAALERAVALIKAAKRPMIIVGGGAIYSEASEELRAFASATGIPVADTQAGKGAINFDHPCAIGGVGSTGGDSGNHIADAADLVIGIGTRYSDFTTASKTQFKNRDVRFVNINVLPFDAAKQSAEMVVADAREALVALTKALEGYRVSEEYTEEIAKERDAWFARTEECYHRGHGPLPAQTEVFGALNELLGDEDIVINAAGSMPGDLQALWQAKTPIQYHVEYAFSCMGYEIPAGLGCKLARPESEVVSIVGDGTYQMLPMELATVVQENVKVIYVLLQNHGFASIGSLSESRGSQRFGTKYRQRGSGSHLEDTETIRGVDIAANAESWGLTVYRVHTIEEFKAAYAQAQAADEPAMIHIETDLMGPNPPASSWWDVAVSQVSRLESTQRAYEQYLEDKKPQRHYL; from the coding sequence GTGAGCAACGAAGCCTACGCAGGCACCATCCGCCTGACCGTCGCCCAGGCGACGATTCGATTCCTGTCCAATCAGTACTCCGAACGAGACGGCGTCGAGCAGCGTCTCATCGAGGGCGCCTTCGGCATCTTCGGCCACGGCAACGTCGCCGGCATCGGCCAGGCCCTCCTGCAAAATGAAATCGAGCCCGTCGAGGGCGAGAACCCGATGCCCTACATCATGCCCCGGAATGAGCAGGGTGCGGTCCACGCCGCTGCCGCCTATGCGAAGGTGAAGAATCGCCTCTCGACGTACATGGTGACGGCCTCGATCGGCCCGGGCTCGCTCAATATGGTGACCGGCGCGGCCCTCGCGACGACGAACCGCATCCCCGTCCTCATCTTCCCCTCGGATCAGTTCGCGACCCGTGTCCCCGATCCGGTGCTCCAGCAGCTCGAGGATCCGACGACGCTCGACCTCACGGTGAACGATGCCTTCCGACCGGTCTCGCGCTTCTTCGACCGGATCAACCGCCCCGAGCAGCTCATCCCTTCGCTCCTCAGTGCAATGCGCGTCCTTTCCGACCCTGCCGAAACCGGCGCGGTCGTCATCGCAATGCCCCAGGACGTCCAGGTCGAAGCCTTCGACTGGCCGGTGGAGTTCTTCCGCAAGCGCGTCTGGCATGTGCGCCGCCCGCTTCCCGAGCCGGCCGCCCTCGAGCGCGCCGTCGCCCTCATCAAGGCGGCGAAGCGGCCAATGATCATCGTGGGCGGTGGTGCGATCTATTCGGAGGCCTCCGAGGAACTCCGCGCCTTCGCGTCGGCGACGGGCATCCCGGTCGCCGACACCCAGGCGGGCAAGGGCGCGATCAACTTCGACCACCCCTGTGCAATCGGCGGCGTCGGATCCACGGGCGGGGACTCGGGCAACCACATCGCCGATGCGGCCGACCTCGTCATCGGCATCGGCACCCGCTACTCCGACTTCACGACCGCTTCGAAGACGCAATTCAAGAACAGGGACGTCCGTTTCGTCAACATCAACGTCCTCCCCTTCGACGCGGCGAAGCAGAGCGCCGAAATGGTCGTCGCTGATGCCCGCGAAGCACTCGTCGCTCTCACGAAGGCCCTTGAGGGCTACCGGGTGAGCGAGGAATACACCGAGGAGATCGCGAAGGAGCGCGACGCCTGGTTCGCCCGCACGGAGGAGTGCTACCACCGCGGCCACGGCCCCCTTCCCGCTCAGACGGAGGTCTTCGGCGCGCTCAATGAGCTCCTCGGCGATGAGGACATCGTCATCAACGCGGCGGGCTCGATGCCGGGGGATCTTCAGGCCCTCTGGCAGGCGAAGACGCCGATCCAGTACCACGTCGAGTACGCCTTCTCCTGCATGGGCTACGAGATCCCCGCGGGTCTGGGCTGCAAGCTCGCGCGCCCGGAGTCCGAGGTCGTCTCGATCGTCGGCGACGGCACGTATCAAATGCTCCCGATGGAGCTCGCGACGGTCGTCCAGGAGAACGTCAAGGTCATCTACGTCCTCCTTCAGAACCACGGCTTCGCCTCGATCGGCTCCCTTTCCGAGTCGCGCGGCTCCCAGCGCTTCGGCACGAAGTACCGCCAGCGGGGCAGCGGTTCGCATCTTGAGGACACGGAGACGATTCGCGGCGTCGATATCGCCGCGAACGCCGAGTCCTGGGGTCTCACCGTCTACCGCGTCCACACGATCGAGGAGTTCAAGGCCGCGTACGCGCAGGCGCAGGCCGCCGATGAGCCTGCGATGATCCACATTGAAACGGATCTCATGGGTCCGAATCCGCCGGCCTCGTCGTGGTGGGATGTCGCGGTCTCGCAAGTCTCGCGCCTCGAGTCGACGCAGAGGGCCTATGAGCAGTACCTCGAGGACAAGAAGCCGCAGCGCCACTACCTCTGA
- a CDS encoding zinc-binding dehydrogenase yields the protein MTSNEAVQIPETMRAAVLRDTEKGLQVETIRTPRPKAGEVLIKVAACGLCHSDLHVIGGAIAFPKPAVLGHEVTGTIVELGPGNEHTGLAVGQNVAGGFLMPCGQCDACASGHDELCGPFFDLNRLKGLLYDGTTRLATLEGDPIYMYSMGGLAEYAVVPSAAVAPVDDSIDLVPAAILGCAAMTGYGAVRRGADLRFGETVAVVATGGVGTNIVQIASAFGASQVIAIDVSDEKLAPMFDYGATAVINSVTQNAREEVLKLTKGKGVDVAFEALGIPATWKTALDVLADGGRMVPIGLGAGVQTAEVEINRTVRRSQSILGSYGARTRQDLPAVVDLAARGVINYTDVVSRRFPLEEAGVGYEMLRNRQIQGRAVVDMSL from the coding sequence ATGACGAGCAACGAAGCAGTCCAGATTCCCGAGACGATGCGCGCCGCGGTCCTGCGTGACACTGAGAAGGGGCTCCAGGTCGAAACTATCCGTACTCCGCGCCCGAAGGCGGGAGAGGTTCTCATCAAGGTCGCGGCCTGCGGCCTGTGTCACTCCGACCTGCACGTCATCGGCGGCGCGATCGCCTTCCCCAAGCCCGCCGTCCTCGGCCACGAGGTCACCGGCACGATCGTCGAGCTCGGCCCGGGCAACGAACACACCGGCCTCGCAGTCGGCCAGAACGTCGCCGGCGGATTCCTCATGCCCTGCGGCCAGTGCGACGCCTGCGCCTCCGGCCATGACGAGCTCTGCGGCCCCTTCTTCGACCTCAACCGCCTCAAGGGACTCCTCTACGATGGCACGACCCGCCTTGCGACTCTCGAGGGCGACCCGATTTACATGTACTCGATGGGAGGCCTCGCCGAATACGCGGTCGTCCCCTCCGCGGCCGTCGCCCCCGTCGATGATTCCATCGACCTCGTTCCCGCCGCCATCCTCGGCTGCGCAGCCATGACGGGCTACGGCGCGGTCCGCCGCGGTGCCGACCTCCGCTTCGGCGAAACGGTCGCAGTCGTCGCGACCGGAGGCGTGGGAACGAACATCGTCCAGATCGCCTCCGCCTTCGGCGCATCCCAGGTCATCGCGATCGACGTTTCGGACGAGAAGCTCGCTCCGATGTTCGACTACGGCGCTACCGCGGTCATCAACTCGGTCACTCAGAACGCCCGTGAAGAGGTCCTCAAGCTCACGAAGGGCAAGGGGGTCGACGTCGCCTTCGAAGCGCTCGGCATTCCCGCGACCTGGAAGACCGCCCTCGACGTTCTCGCCGACGGCGGGCGAATGGTGCCGATCGGTCTGGGCGCGGGCGTCCAGACCGCCGAGGTCGAGATCAACCGAACGGTGCGCCGCTCTCAGTCGATCCTCGGATCCTACGGTGCCCGTACCCGACAGGATCTCCCCGCCGTCGTCGACCTCGCCGCTCGCGGCGTCATCAACTACACGGACGTCGTCTCGCGCCGCTTCCCGCTCGAAGAAGCCGGCGTCGGCTACGAGATGCTCCGCAACCGCCAGATCCAGGGGCGTGCCGTCGTCGACATGAGCCTGTGA
- a CDS encoding substrate-binding domain-containing protein has protein sequence MPRPRRAVTQTDVAREAGVSRGLVSLALAGSPLVADATREHIEETAHRLGYRVNRTASSLASGRTGLIGLVLPDLRNPFFDFIADALRAAAREAGFRLLIVVGRAAEDAAEAIDTLVSMRVEGVVLVSSAMSDERIRVLAETIPVCVIGGQSAGGFVDTVRLDERAAARAVVDHLVEAGAQAFLYLAPRPEDDPNAEERGRALAQAAEASGLPFEILTRNPLGAVPLEDEIARAAVALGRVGVVAHNDVVALDASAAIAASGMRVPLVSYDDTYLARLPEFSLTSVEQPAERMSRDAIRFLCERTGRMPLTAAGAAAGAVGTPGGDEEGEGPSMPGRDLIVPPVLAVRASSTALS, from the coding sequence GTGCCACGACCACGCCGAGCGGTCACCCAGACCGACGTCGCCCGAGAGGCGGGTGTGAGTCGCGGGCTCGTTTCACTCGCGCTCGCGGGTTCTCCCCTCGTCGCGGACGCGACCCGCGAGCACATCGAGGAAACGGCGCACCGCCTGGGCTACAGGGTGAATCGGACTGCCTCCTCCCTCGCCTCGGGGCGTACGGGGCTCATCGGCCTGGTCCTTCCGGACCTGCGCAATCCCTTCTTCGACTTCATCGCCGACGCCCTGCGAGCAGCCGCCCGCGAAGCCGGATTCCGGCTCCTCATCGTCGTCGGACGAGCGGCTGAGGACGCGGCCGAGGCGATCGATACCCTCGTTTCCATGAGGGTCGAGGGCGTCGTCCTCGTCTCGAGCGCGATGTCGGATGAGCGCATTCGCGTCCTCGCCGAGACGATCCCCGTCTGCGTCATCGGAGGTCAAAGTGCCGGCGGATTCGTCGACACCGTCCGCCTCGACGAGCGTGCCGCTGCGCGTGCCGTCGTCGACCACCTTGTCGAAGCGGGCGCCCAGGCCTTCCTCTACCTCGCCCCGCGACCCGAGGACGACCCGAACGCGGAGGAACGGGGGCGCGCCCTCGCTCAAGCGGCCGAAGCCTCGGGCCTCCCCTTCGAGATTCTCACGAGGAACCCCCTCGGCGCCGTTCCCCTTGAGGATGAGATCGCCCGTGCGGCAGTGGCGCTGGGGCGCGTCGGAGTCGTCGCGCACAATGACGTCGTCGCCCTCGACGCCTCAGCTGCGATCGCCGCCTCCGGCATGCGGGTGCCGCTCGTCTCCTACGACGACACCTATCTCGCGCGCCTCCCCGAGTTCTCCCTCACCTCCGTTGAGCAGCCCGCTGAACGGATGTCTCGTGACGCCATCCGCTTCCTCTGCGAGCGGACGGGGCGGATGCCTCTCACTGCAGCCGGTGCCGCCGCGGGCGCAGTCGGGACGCCGGGCGGCGATGAGGAGGGTGAAGGGCCCTCAATGCCGGGCCGCGACCTCATCGTGCCGCCCGTCCTCGCCGTGCGGGCGTCCTCGACGGCGCTGAGCTGA
- a CDS encoding sugar phosphate isomerase/epimerase family protein, with amino-acid sequence MSLTYGAYTACLADRDLPDALDVLKDADLSGAEVNVGGFIPSPHCPVDSLLASATAREDYLGVFEEKGMALTGLNTSGNPTSPLPKEGIKHAHDLRQAIRLAGLLGVTEIVAMSGTPGTDPSAKYPTWVVNPWNGIDMEVLDYQWGVVAPFFTEIDALARDNGVTVCLELHPRNLVFTVPSFERLISKTGATNLRVNMDPSHLFWQQMDPIAAMKRLGGLVGHVHAKDTKIFPGAAYRGVLDTDFTPVPAEAENKTPVAYDYWCSSWPEDPAWRFVALGLGHDVDYWTEFLSVARECNPDMNINIEHEDAAYGNVEGLTIGASTLLAAAAALSA; translated from the coding sequence ATGTCCCTCACCTACGGCGCCTACACCGCCTGCCTTGCCGACCGGGATCTTCCCGATGCGCTCGACGTCCTCAAGGACGCCGACCTCTCGGGCGCTGAAGTGAACGTCGGCGGATTCATCCCCTCCCCCCATTGCCCGGTCGATTCCCTTCTCGCCTCGGCCACCGCCCGAGAGGACTACCTCGGGGTCTTCGAGGAGAAGGGGATGGCACTCACCGGCCTCAACACGTCGGGCAACCCGACCTCGCCCCTGCCCAAGGAGGGCATCAAGCACGCCCACGACCTCCGTCAGGCGATTCGCCTGGCCGGCCTCCTCGGCGTCACGGAGATCGTCGCCATGTCGGGCACTCCCGGCACCGATCCGAGCGCGAAGTACCCGACCTGGGTCGTCAATCCGTGGAACGGGATCGACATGGAGGTCCTCGACTACCAATGGGGTGTCGTCGCCCCCTTCTTCACGGAGATCGACGCCCTCGCACGTGACAATGGCGTGACGGTCTGCCTCGAACTCCACCCGCGCAACCTCGTCTTCACCGTCCCCTCCTTCGAGCGCCTCATCTCCAAGACCGGGGCGACGAACCTCCGCGTCAATATGGATCCCTCCCACCTCTTCTGGCAACAGATGGATCCGATCGCCGCCATGAAGCGCCTCGGCGGCCTCGTCGGGCACGTCCACGCAAAGGATACGAAGATCTTCCCGGGCGCCGCCTACCGAGGAGTGCTCGACACCGATTTCACACCCGTGCCCGCAGAGGCGGAGAACAAGACGCCGGTCGCCTACGACTACTGGTGCTCGTCGTGGCCCGAGGATCCCGCATGGCGCTTCGTCGCCCTCGGCCTCGGCCACGACGTCGACTACTGGACCGAGTTCCTCAGCGTCGCCCGCGAATGCAACCCGGACATGAACATCAACATCGAGCACGAGGACGCCGCCTACGGAAACGTCGAGGGCCTGACGATCGGGGCCTCAACCCTTCTCGCGGCCGCCGCCGCGCTCTCAGCCTGA
- a CDS encoding Gfo/Idh/MocA family protein, which produces MNAESLSVAVIGAGMAGTTHANAWRQVGTVFNLGLPKVRLAAIADAYEPFARDAAERYGYEKAVTDWRAIADDPDIDIVSIVVGNALHREIAQALIEAGKHVLCEKPLADTLESARAMAEVEAAHPELVTSTGFTYRRNAAVAEIARLVDTGHLGEVTHINARYWCDYGCDPNTPMAWRYSGPMGSGALGDVGSHLIDTAETICGRLVTVSGGAMLTAITQCPVAKGHVTRGTALDLAKASMAEVTNDDVASFTGVFANGAIDTFSASRIAWGMPNAMMIDVHGSKGRAAWDLARTVEIIVDDASAPRGLSGARQVLVNPTFPYFERGSSMAFGGVGLTQIEQFTYQAYAFLQEVAGVPEDEALPRCASFADGYREILIAAAVAESAATGGAAVDVSRYND; this is translated from the coding sequence ATGAACGCTGAATCCCTTTCCGTTGCAGTCATCGGCGCCGGCATGGCCGGCACCACCCACGCGAACGCCTGGCGCCAAGTCGGCACCGTGTTCAACCTCGGCCTGCCGAAGGTCCGACTCGCCGCGATCGCCGACGCCTACGAGCCCTTCGCCCGCGACGCCGCCGAGCGGTACGGGTACGAGAAGGCCGTCACCGACTGGCGCGCCATCGCCGACGACCCCGACATCGACATCGTTTCGATCGTCGTCGGCAATGCCCTCCACCGCGAGATCGCTCAGGCCCTCATCGAGGCCGGCAAGCACGTCCTCTGCGAGAAGCCCCTCGCCGACACCCTTGAGTCGGCCCGGGCGATGGCCGAGGTCGAGGCCGCCCACCCCGAGCTCGTCACCTCTACGGGCTTTACCTACCGGCGTAATGCCGCGGTCGCCGAGATCGCAAGGCTCGTCGACACCGGCCACCTCGGCGAGGTCACCCACATCAACGCCCGCTACTGGTGCGACTACGGCTGCGACCCGAACACACCGATGGCGTGGCGCTACTCCGGGCCCATGGGATCGGGCGCCCTCGGCGACGTCGGCTCCCATCTCATCGACACGGCCGAAACCATCTGCGGGCGCCTCGTGACCGTCTCGGGCGGCGCGATGCTCACCGCCATCACGCAGTGCCCCGTCGCGAAGGGTCACGTCACCCGCGGCACCGCCCTTGACTTGGCGAAGGCTTCGATGGCGGAGGTGACGAACGATGACGTCGCCTCCTTCACCGGGGTCTTCGCCAATGGCGCGATCGACACCTTCTCCGCCTCGCGCATCGCCTGGGGAATGCCGAACGCGATGATGATCGACGTCCACGGCTCGAAGGGTCGCGCCGCCTGGGACCTCGCCCGCACCGTTGAGATCATCGTGGACGACGCCTCCGCCCCCAGGGGCCTGTCCGGTGCGCGTCAGGTCCTCGTCAATCCGACCTTCCCCTACTTCGAGCGCGGTTCGTCCATGGCCTTCGGCGGCGTCGGCCTCACGCAGATCGAGCAGTTCACCTACCAGGCCTACGCCTTCCTCCAAGAAGTCGCCGGCGTCCCCGAGGACGAGGCCCTCCCCCGCTGCGCGAGCTTCGCCGACGGCTACCGCGAGATCCTCATCGCCGCTGCCGTCGCAGAATCGGCCGCCACGGGCGGAGCCGCGGTCGACGTCTCCCGCTACAACGATTGA
- a CDS encoding substrate-binding domain-containing protein — MARSARKTTIATVARSAGRSISTVSAALNNAPGVAPATREEIVRIAAELGYEADPRARLLRAARTGVIGVSYYLGQAFQAELIDALYRAAELHGLGLALAASTPRHGEVEGLRALVRDRCEAIIVVDSLIPYGELRAVVGGLPLLYLCRESPSPEVRAVRSTDEAAMHDLVDHLVSTGRRHIVHVDGGESPSRDLRAHAYVEAMARHGLRARILPGGSGEEAGIAAIEQLAGEGEFPEGILFFNDHAAIGALLELRRRAIRVPEDVAIAGFDGIAITGLSAVDLTTVRQDVDRIAETAIRHLAGVLSDASESRKGADLGGARGSAEEAGSLLVSSLEAVPTRLVVRGSTAIE; from the coding sequence GTGGCCCGTTCTGCTCGGAAGACGACGATCGCAACGGTCGCCCGGAGCGCTGGTCGTTCGATCTCCACCGTGTCGGCCGCCCTCAACAATGCGCCGGGCGTGGCCCCCGCGACCCGTGAGGAGATCGTGCGGATCGCAGCGGAGCTCGGCTATGAGGCCGATCCGAGGGCGCGTCTCCTTCGGGCGGCGCGGACTGGGGTGATCGGCGTCTCCTACTACCTCGGACAGGCCTTCCAGGCCGAGCTCATCGACGCCCTCTATCGAGCCGCGGAACTCCACGGCCTTGGACTCGCGCTCGCGGCCTCGACCCCGCGCCACGGCGAGGTTGAAGGCCTTCGCGCCCTCGTCCGTGATCGCTGCGAGGCGATCATCGTCGTCGACTCCCTCATCCCCTACGGCGAGCTCCGCGCGGTCGTGGGCGGGTTGCCCTTGCTCTACCTGTGCCGGGAGAGTCCCTCGCCCGAGGTTCGAGCTGTCCGTTCGACCGATGAAGCGGCAATGCATGACCTCGTCGACCACCTCGTCTCGACGGGAAGGCGGCACATCGTCCATGTCGATGGCGGGGAATCGCCCTCGCGGGATCTGCGTGCCCATGCCTATGTCGAGGCGATGGCCCGGCACGGGCTTCGCGCCCGTATCCTTCCGGGTGGTAGTGGCGAGGAAGCTGGCATCGCCGCCATTGAGCAGCTTGCGGGGGAGGGGGAGTTTCCCGAGGGGATCCTTTTCTTCAATGACCATGCTGCGATCGGCGCCCTCCTCGAGCTGAGGAGGCGCGCGATCCGCGTCCCCGAGGATGTGGCGATAGCCGGATTCGACGGCATTGCCATCACCGGTCTCAGCGCCGTCGACCTTACGACCGTGCGCCAGGACGTTGATCGCATCGCTGAGACGGCGATCCGTCATCTCGCCGGTGTCCTCTCCGATGCCTCCGAGTCCCGGAAGGGTGCGGATCTGGGCGGGGCCCGAGGCTCTGCTGAGGAGGCGGGGTCGTTGCTCGTCTCTTCTCTCGAGGCCGTGCCCACGCGCCTCGTCGTGAGGGGATCGACGGCGATCGAGTAG
- a CDS encoding sugar phosphate isomerase/epimerase family protein — MSKAVNTLDPTYSKLTIGVCPDQWGVWFPDDPKQMDPRRAWEEMAEAGFEVIETGPFGYFPTDPKELQKWCDEFGMRVVAGTGWGILHKAEAWETTLKTFRAIAETHAAVGAEYLVHLPPLYRDDKTWEWTDDRVLSDDAWKLYVEHANALGQMLLDEYGLKMVLHPHGDSHIETPEEIARIFEATDPTYVNLCLDSGHVVYGGGDPIELCEKYPDRIAYVHIKAFDEDITREAHEKDWPFGEAVTKGASVCPPKGLPEMHAFVDALAALDKPLYAICEQDCYPCDPSFPKQNAINMRTYLAECGLGLA, encoded by the coding sequence ATGTCCAAAGCCGTCAACACTCTCGACCCCACGTACTCCAAGCTCACGATCGGCGTGTGCCCGGACCAATGGGGCGTCTGGTTCCCCGACGACCCCAAGCAGATGGACCCGCGCCGGGCGTGGGAAGAAATGGCCGAAGCCGGATTCGAGGTGATCGAGACCGGCCCCTTCGGATACTTCCCGACCGACCCGAAAGAGCTCCAGAAGTGGTGCGATGAATTCGGCATGCGCGTCGTCGCCGGCACCGGCTGGGGGATCCTCCACAAGGCCGAGGCCTGGGAGACGACCCTGAAGACCTTCCGGGCCATCGCTGAGACCCACGCCGCCGTCGGCGCGGAGTACCTCGTCCACCTCCCCCCGCTCTACCGCGACGACAAGACCTGGGAATGGACCGACGACCGCGTTCTCTCCGACGACGCGTGGAAGCTCTACGTCGAGCACGCCAACGCCCTCGGTCAAATGCTCCTCGACGAGTACGGGCTCAAGATGGTCCTCCACCCGCACGGCGACTCCCACATCGAGACGCCCGAGGAGATCGCCCGGATCTTCGAGGCGACCGACCCGACCTACGTCAACCTTTGCCTCGATTCCGGCCACGTCGTCTACGGCGGCGGCGATCCCATCGAGCTCTGCGAAAAGTACCCCGACCGCATCGCCTACGTCCACATCAAGGCCTTCGACGAGGACATCACCCGCGAGGCGCACGAGAAGGACTGGCCCTTCGGCGAGGCCGTGACGAAGGGCGCCTCCGTCTGCCCGCCCAAGGGTCTCCCCGAGATGCACGCCTTCGTCGATGCGCTCGCCGCGCTCGACAAGCCGCTCTACGCGATCTGCGAGCAGGACTGCTACCCCTGCGACCCCTCCTTCCCCAAGCAGAACGCGATCAACATGCGTACCTATCTCGCCGAGTGCGGGCTCGGCCTCGCCTGA
- a CDS encoding Gfo/Idh/MocA family protein — translation MTIRIGLIGAGGMGRAHLTRIHDDLSGAVITAVADINLEAAKSAAEPYGAKAYGTSDELINDPEVDAVVIATFGKVHAPDVIKVIEAGKYVLCEKPLATTVEDCLRIMEAEQEAGKKLVTVGFMRRFDTGYNEMKQILDAGEHGYATLVHCRHRNPSVSENYTTRNMIDDTAIHEIDICRYLLGEEIVSVRVDTPRATSHRFAHLQDPLVLVAKTESGVLIDDEVNVNLHFAYSIECELVMETGTVRLGDQETVHIRDGFGNRNAMCQSHIDRFQAAFNREFQSWINAVARDEHTGSSSWDGYAATAVVDAGLDSLDNGGREVAVSLIDKPAFYA, via the coding sequence ATGACCATTCGTATCGGACTCATCGGGGCCGGCGGCATGGGCCGCGCCCACCTCACGCGCATCCACGACGATCTTTCGGGCGCCGTCATCACTGCGGTCGCCGACATCAACCTCGAGGCCGCCAAGTCCGCCGCCGAGCCCTACGGGGCGAAGGCCTACGGCACCTCCGACGAGCTCATCAACGACCCCGAGGTCGATGCCGTCGTCATCGCGACCTTCGGAAAGGTGCACGCGCCGGACGTCATCAAGGTCATCGAGGCCGGGAAGTACGTCCTCTGCGAGAAGCCGCTCGCGACGACCGTTGAGGATTGCCTGCGAATCATGGAGGCGGAGCAGGAGGCGGGCAAAAAGCTCGTGACCGTCGGTTTCATGCGTCGCTTCGATACCGGCTACAATGAGATGAAGCAGATCCTCGACGCCGGTGAGCACGGCTACGCGACGCTCGTCCACTGCCGCCACCGCAACCCCTCGGTGTCGGAGAACTACACGACTCGCAACATGATCGACGACACCGCGATCCATGAGATCGACATCTGCCGCTACCTGCTCGGCGAGGAGATTGTGTCCGTCCGCGTCGACACTCCGCGCGCGACGAGCCATCGCTTCGCGCACCTTCAGGACCCGCTCGTTCTCGTCGCGAAGACCGAATCTGGCGTCCTCATCGACGATGAGGTCAACGTCAACCTCCACTTCGCCTACTCGATCGAGTGCGAGCTCGTCATGGAGACCGGGACCGTGCGCCTCGGCGATCAGGAGACCGTCCACATCCGCGACGGATTCGGCAATCGCAACGCCATGTGCCAGTCGCACATCGACCGGTTCCAGGCGGCCTTCAATCGTGAGTTCCAATCGTGGATCAATGCGGTCGCCCGCGATGAGCACACGGGATCGAGCTCGTGGGATGGCTACGCCGCGACCGCGGTCGTCGATGCTGGACTCGACTCCCTTGACAACGGAGGGCGCGAGGTCGCGGTCTCGCTCATCGACAAGCCTGCCTTCTACGCCTGA